Proteins from one Lonchura striata isolate bLonStr1 chromosome 6, bLonStr1.mat, whole genome shotgun sequence genomic window:
- the PLEKHD1 gene encoding pleckstrin homology domain-containing family D member 1 isoform X1, which translates to MFTSKSSSVSPSPSMEQADSDALDISTKVQLYGVLWKRPFGRQSAKWSRRFFIIKESFLLYYAESEKKSFESNKYFNIHPKGVIPLGGCIVEPKEEANMPYAIKISHEDFHGNIVLAAESEFEQAQWLEMLQESGKVTWKNAQLGEAMIESLEAQGLQLAKEKQEYLDKLMEETEELCLQREQKEGAFLSSLLEQELERLNQILEAEKQRFEEVVRELRLEQEEIRRELELTARSLKGVEEEKKELRSLTESLQNTLEELSLEKQQMLEMLEENESQVPPPTSPSKEQSPIWGLHCSLRQIEEKMQQLLQEKLLAEKRMKENEERSRALEEEREFYSSQSQALQNSLSELTAEKQQAERDLKAEVKVRMDLEKRLREAEEALQSLEQGLNSLNCNKEKEKKMKADVSNLRKFFEECIRNAELEAKMPVIMKNSVYIHKAATRRIKSCRFRCRRTSTSWNDMKQSQSFIFSHAEAENIEELKEAAKRLSRDQRFRKTIYQIMRSQKDSASGDKK; encoded by the exons ATGTTCACCTCAAAATCCAGCTCTGTGTCCCCTTCTCCGTCCATGGAACAGGCAGATTCCGATGCTCTGGACATCAGCACCAAAGTGCAGCTGTATGGTGTGCTCTGGAAGAGACCCTTTGGGAGGCAGTCGGCCAAATGGTCCAGGAG GTTCTTCATCATTAAGGAAAGCTTCCTGCTGTACTATGctgagagtgagaagaagagttTTGAAAGCAATAAGTACTTCAATATCCATCCCAAG GGTGTCATACCCCTGGGAGGCTGCATTGTAGAGCCCAAAGAAGAGGCCAACATGCCTTATGCCATAAAGATCTCTCATGAAGACTTCCAC GGTAACATTGTTCTAGCAGCTGAATCAGAGTTTGAGCAGGCTCAGTGGCTGGAGATGCTACAGGAGTCTGGAAAAGT AACCTGGAAGAATGCCCAACTGGGAGAAGCCATGATTGAGAGCCTGGAAGCTCAAGGACTGCAGCTGGCCAAGGAGAAACAAGAATATTTGG ATAAACTAATGGAAGAAACAGAAGAGCTATGTCTGCAGAGGGAACAAAAAGAG GGTGCATTCCTGTCTTCTCTTTTGGAGCAGGAACTGGAGCGTCTGAACCAGATCCTGGAAGCAGAGAAGCAGCGTTTTGAAGAGGTGGTGCGGGAGCTgcggctggagcaggaggagatcAGACG GGAGCTGGAGCTCACAGCCCGCTCCCTTAAAGGAgtggaggaagagaagaaagagtTGCGAAGCCTGACAGAGTCCTTACAGAACACCCTAGAG GAGCTCTCCCTGGAAAAACAACAAATGCTGGAGATGCTGGAAGAAAATGAGAGCCAAGTCCCACCTCCAACCAGCCCCAGCAAGGAGCAAAGCCCCATCTGGGGACTGCACTGCAGCCTGCGACAGATTGAAGAGAAGATGCAGCAACTTCTGCAGGAGAAACTCCTGGCAGAGAAAAG GATGAAGGAGAATGAGGAGCGGTCTCGAGCACTGGAGGAGGAGCGGGAGTTTTACTCTTCCCAGTCGCAAGCGCTGCAGAACTCGCTCTCGGAGCTGACTGCAGAGAAACAGCAGGCAGAGAGAGACCTCAAG gCTGAAGTGAAGGTACGCATGGATCTGGAGAAGAGACTGAGAGAGGCTGAAGAAGCATTGCAGAGCTTGGAGCAAGGCTTAAATTCTCTGAATTGCAacaaggagaaagagaagaagatgAAAGCAGATgtcagtaacttgagaa AGTTCTTTGAAGAGTGCATCCGCAATGCTGAGCTGGAGGCCAAGATGCCTGTGATCATGAAGAACTCCGTGTACATCCACAAGGCTGCCACCCGCCGCATAAAGAGCTGCCGCTTCCGCTGCCGGAGAACCAGCACTTCCTGGAATGACA TGAAACAGTCACAGTCCTTCATCTTCTCACATGCAGAAGCTGAAAACATTGAAGAGCTGAAAGAAGCAGCCAAAAGACTGAGCCGGGACCAGCGCTTTAGGAAAACTATCTATCAAATAATGAGGTCACAAAAGGATTCTGCTTCAGGGGACAAAAAGTGA
- the PLEKHD1 gene encoding pleckstrin homology domain-containing family D member 1 isoform X2, translating into MFTSKSSSVSPSPSMEQADSDALDISTKVQLYGVLWKRPFGRQSAKWSRRFFIIKESFLLYYAESEKKSFESNKYFNIHPKGVIPLGGCIVEPKEEANMPYAIKISHEDFHGNIVLAAESEFEQAQWLEMLQESGKVTWKNAQLGEAMIESLEAQGLQLAKEKQEYLDKLMEETEELCLQREQKEELERLNQILEAEKQRFEEVVRELRLEQEEIRRELELTARSLKGVEEEKKELRSLTESLQNTLEELSLEKQQMLEMLEENESQVPPPTSPSKEQSPIWGLHCSLRQIEEKMQQLLQEKLLAEKRMKENEERSRALEEEREFYSSQSQALQNSLSELTAEKQQAERDLKAEVKVRMDLEKRLREAEEALQSLEQGLNSLNCNKEKEKKMKADVSNLRKFFEECIRNAELEAKMPVIMKNSVYIHKAATRRIKSCRFRCRRTSTSWNDMKQSQSFIFSHAEAENIEELKEAAKRLSRDQRFRKTIYQIMRSQKDSASGDKK; encoded by the exons ATGTTCACCTCAAAATCCAGCTCTGTGTCCCCTTCTCCGTCCATGGAACAGGCAGATTCCGATGCTCTGGACATCAGCACCAAAGTGCAGCTGTATGGTGTGCTCTGGAAGAGACCCTTTGGGAGGCAGTCGGCCAAATGGTCCAGGAG GTTCTTCATCATTAAGGAAAGCTTCCTGCTGTACTATGctgagagtgagaagaagagttTTGAAAGCAATAAGTACTTCAATATCCATCCCAAG GGTGTCATACCCCTGGGAGGCTGCATTGTAGAGCCCAAAGAAGAGGCCAACATGCCTTATGCCATAAAGATCTCTCATGAAGACTTCCAC GGTAACATTGTTCTAGCAGCTGAATCAGAGTTTGAGCAGGCTCAGTGGCTGGAGATGCTACAGGAGTCTGGAAAAGT AACCTGGAAGAATGCCCAACTGGGAGAAGCCATGATTGAGAGCCTGGAAGCTCAAGGACTGCAGCTGGCCAAGGAGAAACAAGAATATTTGG ATAAACTAATGGAAGAAACAGAAGAGCTATGTCTGCAGAGGGAACAAAAAGAG GAACTGGAGCGTCTGAACCAGATCCTGGAAGCAGAGAAGCAGCGTTTTGAAGAGGTGGTGCGGGAGCTgcggctggagcaggaggagatcAGACG GGAGCTGGAGCTCACAGCCCGCTCCCTTAAAGGAgtggaggaagagaagaaagagtTGCGAAGCCTGACAGAGTCCTTACAGAACACCCTAGAG GAGCTCTCCCTGGAAAAACAACAAATGCTGGAGATGCTGGAAGAAAATGAGAGCCAAGTCCCACCTCCAACCAGCCCCAGCAAGGAGCAAAGCCCCATCTGGGGACTGCACTGCAGCCTGCGACAGATTGAAGAGAAGATGCAGCAACTTCTGCAGGAGAAACTCCTGGCAGAGAAAAG GATGAAGGAGAATGAGGAGCGGTCTCGAGCACTGGAGGAGGAGCGGGAGTTTTACTCTTCCCAGTCGCAAGCGCTGCAGAACTCGCTCTCGGAGCTGACTGCAGAGAAACAGCAGGCAGAGAGAGACCTCAAG gCTGAAGTGAAGGTACGCATGGATCTGGAGAAGAGACTGAGAGAGGCTGAAGAAGCATTGCAGAGCTTGGAGCAAGGCTTAAATTCTCTGAATTGCAacaaggagaaagagaagaagatgAAAGCAGATgtcagtaacttgagaa AGTTCTTTGAAGAGTGCATCCGCAATGCTGAGCTGGAGGCCAAGATGCCTGTGATCATGAAGAACTCCGTGTACATCCACAAGGCTGCCACCCGCCGCATAAAGAGCTGCCGCTTCCGCTGCCGGAGAACCAGCACTTCCTGGAATGACA TGAAACAGTCACAGTCCTTCATCTTCTCACATGCAGAAGCTGAAAACATTGAAGAGCTGAAAGAAGCAGCCAAAAGACTGAGCCGGGACCAGCGCTTTAGGAAAACTATCTATCAAATAATGAGGTCACAAAAGGATTCTGCTTCAGGGGACAAAAAGTGA